The segment CCGCCGCGGCGTGCTGGCCGCGATGATGACCGACCACCTCACCCGCACCCGCGACGCCGGTACGGCGATCTCCGCGCTGCACGCGAGCGAGGCCGCCATCTACGGGCGCTACGGCTACGGCAACGCGGTGCTGACCCACCAGGTCGACCTCGGCCGCGGGACGACGTTCACCGCCCCGCACCTCGAGGACGAGGTCGCCGGCATCACCACCCACCTCCTGACCATGTCCGACTCAGGCGTCGCCGAGCGGATGCGCGCGTGCCAGCTCGCCCACGCGGGCGACTTCCCCGGCACGATCGTCGGCTCGCCCGACTTCTTCTCGCTCCTGTCGCTCGAGCCGCCGGAGCAGCTGCGCGACAAGGAGCGCCGCCGGATCATCTTCGCGCGCCATGACGGCGAGGACATCGGGTTCACCGGCCTGCGGCGCGAGCACAAGTGGGAGAACGCCCGTCCGTCCGGCACCGTGGTCGTGGGCACCTTCACCGGCGGACCCGCGGCACGGCTCGCCCTGGCCCGCCGGGTCGTCGACCTCGACCTGATGGGCACGACCAAGCTGGAGAACATCGGCGTCGACGACCCGATCCTCGGCTGGGTCGGCGGCCCCCGCGGAACCGGCGACATCAAGACCTGGGACAGCACGTGGATCCGGCTCGTCGACGTCGGGGCGGCCTGGCCGCTCCGGACCTACGAGTCCGACTGCGACGTGGTCGTCGAGGTGCACGACCGCCACGCACCCTGGAACGCCGGGCGCTGGCGCCTCACCACCACCTCGGGCGCGGGGGCGGCATCGCGCACCGACTCCCCCGCCGACGTCACCCTCGACGTGGCCGTCCTGGGCGCCGGCTACCTCGGCCACGGCATCGGCGGGCTGCTCCGCGCGGGTCTCGTGCAGGAGCACCGCCCCGGCGCGTACGCCGACCTGGCGCGGGCGATGCGCACCACGGTCGCTCCGGAGCCGTCGATCGGGTTCTGACCTCCGCCGGGCCGTCCCCGGTGGCCGGTGAACCCACCCGTTGACGGCAGGTCCGCCGCTGGTCAGGCTGACCCGCATGACCTGGACCAACTGGGTGGGCAACCAGTCCTTCGCGCCCGCGTCGACCGCCGCTCCCCGCGACGAGGAGGAGGTCGCCGCGCTCGTACGCCGGGCCGCCGAGCGCGGCCAGCGTGTCCGCGTCGCGGGCGCCGGGCACTCGTTCACCCCGGTGGTCCGGACCGATGGCCTGCTGCTCGACCTCTCGGCACTGCGAGGCGTCGTCGGCACCGACGTCGCGGCGAAGCGCGCGACCGCGCTCCCCGGCACGCTGATCCGTGACTTCTACGAACCTCTGTGGGAGGTCGGGCTGGCGCTGCGCAACCAGGGCGACATCGACACCCAGCAGATCGCCGGCGCCGTGGCGACCGGGACGCACGGCTCCGGCACGCGCTACACGAGCCTGTCCGGCGTCGTGCGCGGCGTACGCCTCGTGACGGCGACCGGTGACGTGCGCGAGATCGGCGAGGCGGACCTCGACCTGCTTCACGCGGCCCAGGTCTCCGTGGGGATGCTCGGGGTCGTGACGCAGCTCGAGCTCGAGGTCACCGACGCCTACCGGTTGCGTGAGCACGTCAGCCTCCGGACCTGGGACGACGTGATGGAGCACTGGGACCAGCTGGTCGACGAGCACCGCCACTTCGGGATGTTCTGGCTGCCGACCGAGGAGTCGGGCGCCCTCTACAACCTCGACGGCCACGGCGAGCGCCTGGCCGACCAGTGCTACGTCAAGGTCTACGACGAGGTCGGCCCGGACGTGCCGGACGACGACACCGTGGGCCGCCGCGTCGACCGGTGCTACCGGATCTTCCCGATGGTCTACGACCCCAACTTCCACGAGCTGGAGTACTTCGTCGCCCTCGACCGCGCTGCCGAGGCGCTCCACGCGATGCGCGAGCTGATGCAGCGCAGCCTCCCCGACTCCGTCTACCCGCTCGAGGTGCGCACGGTCGGGCCGGACGAGGCCTTCCTCTCCCCGCAGTTCCGGACACCCACGGTCGTCATCTCCGTCTCCGGCACGCCGGGCACCGACTACTGGGCCTACCTGCGCTCGGTCGACGCACTGCTCGCCGGGTTCGACGCCCGCGTCCACTGGGGCAAGCTGCACTTCATGACTCCCGAGCGGCTCCGCGAGCTCTACCCGCGGGCCGACGACTTCGTCGCGCTCCGCCGCGAGCTGGACCCGCAGGGCATGTTCCTCAACGACCACCTGCGGCCGCTGTTCGAGTAGCAGGCGCGTCGGACGACCAGATCTCCGTCCAGCACGACCTGCCACGCCTGCCGTTCGGCGTACGACTCGTGGTTGTGGTCGTTCGACACGCCGCGGCACGGCGACCGCCGGGCCGCTCTGGTCAGAGACGTACGTGGAGGGTGGCCGCCCAGGACGCCGCGTCGGGATCGTCGACGTCGGAGACGGCGTACAACGTCGCCCCCGTCTCGTCGGCGTCGAGCACCATCAGGCCTTCGACCTTGAGCACCCGACCGTCGTGGTCAGGCAGGGGCACGACGTCGACGACCTCGCCGTCGCGGATCCGCGCGAGCGCCGTCGCCGTCACCTCCCCGTCGTCGCGCGGGTTGGGGCTGTCCTCCGCCGCGGCGCAGGCGAGCAGGTCACCGTCCGCGAGCGCGACGACGTCGGTGATCGCCAGGCCGACGCCGTCGACGGAGCCGAGGTCGTAGCTTCGCGCCGACTCGACCGGCAGGTCCGCTCCGTGCTGTCCGGCAGCGGCGGCCAGAGCTGCATCGAGGTCGAGGTCGACGCTCCCGCTGAGCAGGCCGGCCGAGGGCAGGCCTCGGTGGAACCACCGCAGGCTGCGGCCGACGATGCAGGCGCCCTCGAGGTTGAGGTCGTCCGGGTCGACGTCGAGCGCCCTCGCCACGTCGGCGTACAGCCCGTCCATGTCTGTGCTCATGACCTCGGGCACGCCGTCCCTCATCCTGAGCAGGCACCACCGCATCCTCCTCGGCGAGGAGCCCGAGCCCATCAGGAGCACCGCCTCCTCGCCGTCGACCTCGACGCGGCAGGCCGTCTCGAGGTCGGGCTTGAGGTGCTTCGTGCCGGACTCCTCCTCGAACACCTCGTGTCCCTCGACAGGCGGGAGCAGGCGTACGCGCATCGACTCGGCGCCTGGGCGGAACCACGCCGCGTGTGTCGCGTCGTCCGACACCACGAGGCGGCCCTCGCCGAGACGGACGACCGCGGAGGCCGCTCTGACCGGTGACCCGTCGTCGAACCGGAGCCGCTCCGTCACCGACACCTCGACCTCCATGTCCCGATGCTGCCAGACATGCCGTGTGTCAGCTGGTCTGGCGCGGGCACGCGGTGGTCAGCCGGGTCGAGCGATGATCCGGACGCCTTCGGCGGTTCTCTCGCTCGTCGTCCTTGCCGGGCTCACCACGACGTACTCCTGGTCGACCCTCGTCGCAGAACCGCAGACGGCGTAGCCGGCGAAGATCAGGCCGGACGTCCCGTCGTTGTTGACCTGCACGCCCCACCCGTTGTCTGGGATCGTGTCGCTGTCGGCACCGCCCCCGAGCATGTTGTCGTCGAAGGGGAACGAGCCGTGCATGCTCAAGACCGTCTCCGACCCCGTCGCTGCCAGCCCGCCCCCAGTCGGGGACAGGCCGTCGGGGCAGAAGAGGTAGAGCGTCGTCACCCCGGGATCAGCGCCCAAGGGTCCGGTCCGGACGTAGACGAGGTCGAGGTCGCCACTTGCACCTGCTGGACCCGCGGGCCCCTGGAGTCCGGCAGGGCCTTGCGGCCCGGTCGGTCCCTGAGGCCCCGGGGACCCCTGGGGGCCCCTGGGGGCCTCTGGGAAGCTGTCCGGAGTCGAAGTCACGAGCCTTGAGGCTGCCGTCAACAACCTTGCGGGAGTCGACAGCGCTCGTGGCGATGTCGGCCCGCCTCACTTCCCCGTCCTTGATGTCCTTGCTCGTGATGAGTTGTGCCGCGTACGCCGTGCCGCCGCCCAGGGCGATGGCCAGGGCCACCGTCGAGGTGATGGCCGAGTAGTGGCTCGAGCTGAGCAGTCGTCCCATGAGCTCCCTCCATTCTCTCGCACGGCCCGTGGCCGCGTCGGCGCCGACCCGAATGGCCGGCGCCCGTCCGGTCACCTTCCGCCGGATCGAGCGTCAGGAACAGGGGCGCCCGTCCCGAACGGGTCGGGAATCGGAGGAAGTCCTCGAAGGACCGAGCGGCACGGGCGGGCGGACGGGCGGGCGGGCGCCTATCAGCGCCGGGCGACCCCGTCGCGCCGGGCAGCGTCGGCGACGGCCTCCCGCACCGCCCCCGGGACCCGCGGGTCGAAGGGCGAGGGGATGACCAGGTCCTCGCGCAGGTCGTCACCGACGAGCTCGGCGAGGGCGGTGGCCGCAGCGACCTTCATCCCCTCCGTGATCGCGGTGGCGTGCACGTCGAAGGCCCCGCGGAAGATGCCGGGGAACGCGAGGACGTTGTTGATCTGGTTGGGGAAGTCCGAGCGGCCGGTGGCGACGACCCGGGCGTACTTGTGCGCCAGGTCCGGGTGCACCTCGGGCGTCGGGTTGGCCAGGCCGAAGATGATCGCGTCGTCGGCCATCGAGGCCACGATCTCCTCGGGCACCTGACCGCCGGAGACGCCGATGTAGACGTCGGCGCCGGCCATCACGTCGGCCAGCGTGCCGCGGCGGCCGAAGTGGTCGGCGGTGTCGCGGGCCAGCGCCGCCTTGACCTCGGTCAGGTCCGACCGCGAGGAGCTTAGTACGCCCTGCCGGTCGAGGACCGCGATGTCCTTGACGCCCGCCTCGAGCAGGATGCGCGCCACGGCGACGCCTGCGGCACCGGCGCCCTGCACCACCACGCGGACGGTCGCGGCGTCACGACCGGTGAGCCGGAGCGCATTGGTCAGGGCGGCGAGCGCGACGACGGCGGTGCCGTGCTGGTCGTCGTGGAAGACGGGGATGTCGAGACGCTCCTTGAGCCGCGCCTCGATCTCGAAGCAGCGTGGCGCGGAGATGTCCTCGAGGTTGATCCCGCCGAAGCTCGGCGCGAGCCGGACGACGGTCTCGATGATCTCCTCGACGTCGGTGGTGTCGAGGCAGATCGGTACGGCGTCGACGCCCCCGAACTGCTTGAACAGCACCGCCTTGCCCTCCATCACCGGCATCGCGGCGGCCGGGCCGATGTCACCGAGGCCGAGGACGGCGGTGCCGTCGGTGACGACGGCGACCGTGTTGGGCACCCACGTGTAGTGCTGGGTCAGCGACGGGTCGGCCGCGATGGCCTCGCACACCCGCGCGACACCGGGGGTGTAGGCGAGGGACAGCTCGTCGGGGCCGGCCAGCGCGACCGTCGAGAGGATCTCCATCTTGCCGCCGACGTGCAGGTCGAACACCGGGTCGCCGGCGTGCGGGTGCGAAACCATGCCGGCGATACTCGCACAGCTCAGCGGTCCCGGAGCCTGCGTCCCACGCGTGGGGAAGGCCACACCCGCAGCCGGACGACGGCCAGCACGTCGACCTCGGGGACCGGTCCGCGGTGTCG is part of the Nocardioides cavernae genome and harbors:
- a CDS encoding GNAT family N-acetyltransferase, whose translation is MSIDVRPSEDSAKYLATDQLVWFGEVTDADRDHLRLGLPEDQRFVVDLPDGPEDHHAGIYGVRPMEMSLPGGALVPIAGLTWVGVHPDSRRRGVLAAMMTDHLTRTRDAGTAISALHASEAAIYGRYGYGNAVLTHQVDLGRGTTFTAPHLEDEVAGITTHLLTMSDSGVAERMRACQLAHAGDFPGTIVGSPDFFSLLSLEPPEQLRDKERRRIIFARHDGEDIGFTGLRREHKWENARPSGTVVVGTFTGGPAARLALARRVVDLDLMGTTKLENIGVDDPILGWVGGPRGTGDIKTWDSTWIRLVDVGAAWPLRTYESDCDVVVEVHDRHAPWNAGRWRLTTTSGAGAASRTDSPADVTLDVAVLGAGYLGHGIGGLLRAGLVQEHRPGAYADLARAMRTTVAPEPSIGF
- a CDS encoding D-arabinono-1,4-lactone oxidase, yielding MTWTNWVGNQSFAPASTAAPRDEEEVAALVRRAAERGQRVRVAGAGHSFTPVVRTDGLLLDLSALRGVVGTDVAAKRATALPGTLIRDFYEPLWEVGLALRNQGDIDTQQIAGAVATGTHGSGTRYTSLSGVVRGVRLVTATGDVREIGEADLDLLHAAQVSVGMLGVVTQLELEVTDAYRLREHVSLRTWDDVMEHWDQLVDEHRHFGMFWLPTEESGALYNLDGHGERLADQCYVKVYDEVGPDVPDDDTVGRRVDRCYRIFPMVYDPNFHELEYFVALDRAAEALHAMRELMQRSLPDSVYPLEVRTVGPDEAFLSPQFRTPTVVISVSGTPGTDYWAYLRSVDALLAGFDARVHWGKLHFMTPERLRELYPRADDFVALRRELDPQGMFLNDHLRPLFE
- a CDS encoding DUF6910 family protein; this translates as MEVEVSVTERLRFDDGSPVRAASAVVRLGEGRLVVSDDATHAAWFRPGAESMRVRLLPPVEGHEVFEEESGTKHLKPDLETACRVEVDGEEAVLLMGSGSSPRRMRWCLLRMRDGVPEVMSTDMDGLYADVARALDVDPDDLNLEGACIVGRSLRWFHRGLPSAGLLSGSVDLDLDAALAAAAGQHGADLPVESARSYDLGSVDGVGLAITDVVALADGDLLACAAAEDSPNPRDDGEVTATALARIRDGEVVDVVPLPDHDGRVLKVEGLMVLDADETGATLYAVSDVDDPDAASWAATLHVRL
- a CDS encoding NAD(P)-dependent malic enzyme — its product is MVSHPHAGDPVFDLHVGGKMEILSTVALAGPDELSLAYTPGVARVCEAIAADPSLTQHYTWVPNTVAVVTDGTAVLGLGDIGPAAAMPVMEGKAVLFKQFGGVDAVPICLDTTDVEEIIETVVRLAPSFGGINLEDISAPRCFEIEARLKERLDIPVFHDDQHGTAVVALAALTNALRLTGRDAATVRVVVQGAGAAGVAVARILLEAGVKDIAVLDRQGVLSSSRSDLTEVKAALARDTADHFGRRGTLADVMAGADVYIGVSGGQVPEEIVASMADDAIIFGLANPTPEVHPDLAHKYARVVATGRSDFPNQINNVLAFPGIFRGAFDVHATAITEGMKVAAATALAELVGDDLREDLVIPSPFDPRVPGAVREAVADAARRDGVARR